tatattctcacccaaaaattaatgtttttttaagttttcactctttaactttgaaaaacttttttattcacttatgaactattaaaattaatcgaatctgttagttttaaatttttttatcatttttttctctaataccctaaaaacaaataaattttttcttagaccaagttttaaaaaattacatttcctcCTTAGggtttatatttcaatattcgACTACTCCCTCCGATGCCATCTCTAGCAGTCTCTCTCTCTTAACAATTCCACTTCCTCCAACAATCTCCTTTAACATCTCTTCTCCCTCCAACAATAGTGTGACGCTCGTTTAGGAAAATGATCACCTTCCTAAAAGAAGATGAGTCATCGGGAAAGaagaagacgactcgtcttcttTTGAAAAGACAATTGTCTTCTCAGAAAAGCGTTGCACGACTGTTAGAAGGAGAAGAGATGTTGAGAAAGACTGCTAAAGGAAGATGAACCATCGAGAGGAAAAGACCGTTTGCAATAGTATTGGAGGGAGTGATCGGATATTGAAGAATAAACTCaaaggggaaaatgttatttttttaaaacttaacctaAAGAGAAActtgtcagtttttaaaatttagagggaaaagaaaataaaattttagtttaattttaatattatatgtaaaataacgattttgtacttagaattaataaaaggacttttcaaaattaaaatgtaagAACTTGAGAAAATATCAATCTTTTGAtagaaataagtcctttgacctcGAATTTTATACAAACTATTGACTAAATCTAGAATACAATTTTGAAAATGGCAGACAAACAAAGGGAACCTCAATTAATATAAAGGCACTCTTGTAATATTGTAATTTGTTGTTCATAAAGGTTTAGCTATTCAAAAGTTGAGCTTCTTCATCACCCCTCAAAATATGGTTAATTTTTCATAACCCATGTGGAAAAGCAGGTTCAATATCTTGtgattattttcaatttaacaaTTGTAGACATCTTAGATCTCCAGGTACGTTCTCATTCCACAGTGACAACTAACATTGTgtgaattctaaatttttattggccaaaggactatttcccacccaaggtttagtgaaaggaacctattaattttcaaaaactcaaatatctatctatctgttaaaatttattgttagggttaaagataaaattgtcatttggcaaaaaatatttaaaaattttaaaatttacaacaTTTGCCATTTAGGTTTAAAAATGTGACAATTTCCCCCTaggttagttttaaaatattatctttctCCCATCTAGGGTTTCATCTTTTCCCCATTCAGCCACCCtgtaaacttttgaaaacttcagTGTGACCCCCTCTCcttcaacttcaaattttcCAACTAGGGTTTTAAAATTCTGACAAGTTCTCCCTCCATCTCCAATGTCATCCTTTGCCTGAGACCGAGTAGTAATCAGCCTTGCCTTCTCTCCAGTACTCAAGCGATCCTCTGGTGATGGCACCACGTTATTTCTCCTCTCTCAGGTTCGTCATGCATCTCCTCTCCACGAGAATTTCATCCAATTGATCGTCGACTTAAAGCACAATGTCGACAAAAGGAGAAGTTATCACCGACAAGGAGAGCCAAAGAGAACTTAGACGTCGTGGTTGAATCATGGCGCATCTCTTCTCAATGATTTCGTCTTCGTCGATCTGTTAATGGCATTATCGGAAGAGAGAGCACTCTAAAGAAAGAATAGAAGTGACAACAGCTCTGTTTGAAGCAAAGATTGTCATCAAAGACGAAGGAAAAACAATCATCAAAATGTTATCTACAAAGTGAAACTCAAAAAGgggtgaaactaaaattttcaaaaaactaaGAGGTAACTATAAAAGAGAATAATATGGGGAAACCCTaaatttgaaaaccctaatatggggttgaaaaataatttagcaAAACCTTAAAAAACATTAGGtggaagaaaattgttagtttttaaacatgTTGAGAAGGGGGGGTGGGGAGGGTGGGAATGtgacaattttttagttttttttaatatttttaattaaatgataattttaccttcaactctaatagagaattttaacaaatagatagatatttgagtttttgaaagttaatggataaaaatttatcctttcactaaaccttgggtggaaatagtcctttggccattttcaCATACTAAATGTATTAGAATAAATACATACCCAATGATTGCATCCAAGCTCATTATTGTAACTgtcaaattgaataatatatttgcATACAAAGTATACTCCATCAATCAAGGAGAATCCTAGAAAGAAAATTCTACCGGTAAGCTTAAATTTACTCCCCACATATAGGCTCAGCAACAAAGAATTCTACCAGTACCGGCCCTCATTAAGAAAATACCATTTTCAGCTAGCttctgaaaaaaatttcatcatttttttttgtgtttgatgAGGTTAACGCTCCCAGACTGACATATTCTAATATGATTTACAAGCTGAATCTCCAGAAAGTTTTGGGATGGACAGATTAAGAACAATCTACACTAAATTCTATATTATTCCATATACAAACTTCCAAGTGGAGCTCCCCAGATGAACCGAGGAAACGAAATGGAACTAGGAGAAAGTCCATAGGAGGAAACCCTTCTACCCGTCCTGGAAAATTCTGTGTCAGTGACTTCAATCTGAGAGAGCTGATTCCTCTTTCAGATACAAGATCATACAGATACTTTTCCTTTGATGAGCTAGGGCCTAAACGAGTTATCATGACTGTATTACCGATATTTTCAACACCCTTGTTGAGGAGAAAGAGCACAGCATCCTCCTCAGCTTGAAGAACAATGAATTCTTCATTCATTCCTAAACAAACAGCCAAAGGGCTATTGTACCTAAATTGCCTTCCAGAATCCCAATGTTTGCTGCTAAAGTGTAGTGACAACTGTTCCGATGATCCAACAAAGTTACAGGATAAAAGGGGGCATGCACATGGTGCATACATGCATGTTTCTTCATGGTCAGCATTCTTTGTGTAATCCACTGTTTCGTTGCATCCATACTCTTTGTTCCGGCACAGAGATCTGATAGATTCAACAACCACCTCAATGTCCCCACAGACTACACTCTGGCTCTCAAGAAAATTAGGCATATCTACCTGCAAAACATACCGAAGAAGTTCACATTTCTAAATGTCAGCAAATGATGCATTACAAAGATGTTAAAGCATATACAACTGAAATAAATCTGACTCATCAATCAATAAGATGTCAAATTAGCCAAACATTTACAGTGAAGTTTCAATCTCCACATTCAGCCCACAGTCCAATTGTAACCAATGAAGGTCCTGTCGTTAGGCCATCATGAGGAACACTCCTTATCTTTCTTCCTGGCATCATATTGTCTTCTTGCCATAAAGTTAAGAAGTCTTTTTATTATCGTTCTtgttccaatttttttttttttacccgtTTAGCGCCAAACATATTCACATCCACCCTCTGTATGGAATAAGGAACTAATTTGAACAGCTATGACACCAAAAATTCCCAATGTAGTGTTACATAAAATAAACCAATAGTTAAATAGTGTTAAGTCTTTGGTCTTTTGCTGACACTGATACAGCAATCAAATCTACCCATCTTCAATTAGACTTAAACTACATAACCCATCAAAATTGACTAAACGCTGACCAGTATGAAGAGAAAAGATCTTTTATTCGCAATTGCTTACAAAAATACAGCATTTTGTCATAAGAACTTGTTAGGTGGTTCAAAAGGTAGAACTGTCTGAAGAAATGGAGAATTCAGCTACCATTATGGTTGACAGAAAGaattaaaacttattattagtataaaagtttaagaatgaaaagaaaagagactTTTTGTACCTCATCTATAGCAATATCTCCATTCATTTGTTCTTCTGCAGCCTACAAAATAAACAAGCACAACAACATATTGTCAGTCAAATGGTttcctttttgtatttttctccAATTTGATAGGTCAGAGTAAGGGGAAATAAGGATATTATTTCACTGACTATTGTCTGGTTCAAAATGGACCTAGCATTAAAATGAAACCAGATAATCAGATATATGTAGTTTCTAAAAGAATTTTGAATATCAAGTATTAAACACAAACttaatgagaaattaaaaattacatgaaATAATGGTAATGCTTTCCATGTTTACTAGAAATTTAAAATTGCTTATTTTTCACtaacaaattaaacatattCTTTTTCTAACTCAAAACTTGAATAATCTTTTGtgcaaataatattaaaaaaataaatcaacagAAAGGGGAAAAACTCCTTATTTAATGCTCTTCTAATATATATACTAAAGAAATTATCATCAATATTACCAAGGGATAAAATGGAACATGAAACGTATATAAAGGGTAAAGCAGGATTGCTCATACACCTTGAATAGATGTATAGCAAAATAACGTAAATCAGGCATAGAATATGAAATGGATACCTTGTTCCTGTCCTCTTCAAAGATAGGATCATTTTTACTCGCTAGTGGAACATCTAGTTGATCTCTGTACTTGGATGACTCCATACCAACCAACCTTTCCTTGCAAACCACCTGCATCGAAACGGCTAACTTCATCACTCTGACATATTTCAGGGTATCATGCATTACCAATGAATATGTACCTTCCCAGATCCATAACCACCAAGCTCTCTCTCTCGTTTTTCTCTATCGTTAATCTCCTCTTCACCCCATGAAGACAAGCATGGAATAACAGCAGAAGTCATACAACCAGATCCGTCAATTGAAATGCTTTCATAGTAAAAGAGCTGTCAAGGAACAAAAATCAGCAATGGCTTTTTATGCTTAGAGTTAAAGAAGATGAAACAAGCTTATAAATATCTAGATTACCTGGAGAAACAAAAGACATCCGCCAACAGCACGTTGCTTCCCTTGACAATAACGAGAAACCTCACGAACTAGTCGGTCAAGTAAGAACTTTCCCCAGTTATATTGATGGATAACATCCatatttgtcaaaaaatggAGGAATGAAGGGCTTACATCCAGCCTTGCTGTTGGGGATAGAAGAGTGCCCAATGCATAGAGGACAAATGATCTTTTGAAGTCCTCTCCTGCTTCTGGTACTGCCAAACGCTCTTCTAGAAGGCGCACAGATATCCCATGATTTGTAGCATTATAACTATGACGTAAGTCAGCAATAAGATCATCAGGCCCAGAGTTCACCACATCCTTCCCACTAGCTGCCAATCCCATTACAAGTTCCACATCTCTTGGGGATAAAGATATACACTCACCACAAATGTCCAGGCTACGTCTTGTAGTGTTGAACCTCTCCAATAACCAAAGACACAAACTCCGACGAAGGGTTCGGCATCTAAGGCCCAGGAGGCTGCCAAAACCCATGCTTTTGACAGCTTCTTTTTGTTCAAATGTGAGGCGTTGTAAAACATTAAATAAACGACCAGGAGAGCATCTTGTGACCAGTTTAGTCTGCATCATTTAAGGTATAAAATTTTTCTGCCGCAGAACTTTACCAAGAGTGACCAAAAAGAAAGCATACCTGCTTTCTTGGCTTGGGAATACGGGCAGGAGCTGTACTCAAGTAATTATCCCACACTTCACGAGCATGCCTAGTATATTTTGCTTTCTCCTCAAGGCTCATTGACTTCCAAGCATCTGAAGCTGCCTTTGTAGCCTGAAATGAAAAGTTTGTCATGTCCAATTCTTGCCTTTAGAATATTACTTGAAAGAAAAGAGGCATTATCATAATTGAAGTCAGATCAGAAACTCACAGCTTTGAGGCCTGAGGACTCAGGATGGGAAGCACTGTACTCCCTAATAAACTCCCGGCTTCAACATCCCAAttgatatataagtatgtaaaCGATGATAACTCAAAATACAACATAATAGTTAACTGATTTTACCTAAAGTACACCCATGAGCATGCGGGACGAGGTGTGACAACttgcttcttctttttcttcgtCCTCCTATTTCCTTCTGATGCATCCTCTTCTGTCTTCCTCTTTAACACTGCACCATCAGCTTCACTAGGTACCTAGCATAGAACATAACTTTTGAGCTGTGAACCCAAAGAGAAAAGCTCTAGTTCCATGATAGAGATTCCTTATCACTTTAAACTGCAGAAAGAGATTCACTTCtaaattgacaaaaaagaaTAGAGATGATTACAGCAAGTTAAACAAATTACCTCAGAATCAAACATTAACTGCCCCCAAAACTTGATTATACTAAGCCTCAGTTGACAGACTTTTATCTAAAATGATAGGAATGAGACTCTTTATCATAGGCAAGGTATACATCAATTTTTAAGCAGCCTCAAACAGTATATAATGTTCACAATGACATTATACCACATTCTTACTCATGCCACAAACCAAAACCAATCAAGCATAAAGTTGTGgacaattttatcaaaattatagttCTTCAAAGAGATATCAGCAAGCACAATCAACCAAGCAGCCAAAATCTCTAGATTGCAGATCAATGCAGCTCTCCATGTTGTTCCAGTGATATCCCATCAATTTCCTAGGATATCAATAGTGTTACAATTAACTagttaaaaaatcataatagtATTTTCTCCATACTCTCTTAGGCTAAAATTAAGGAATCAGTGATAACCTCATGCTCTAAAAGGTAGTACCTTgtgtttttctaaataaattttttcaattcaaaaaaatgcCCAAACTAATATTTTAGCCTAGAAACGTTTATGGAAGATTAAAATGAAACAGAGGTACATGAATGAAGCCCCACCAGCTCACAAAAAACTATTCTTATTAGTCAAGAGTGGTAAACAACCTCAAAGCTCTTCTGGGTAGTACCCTTAGCCTGTGAACCATGCTGCACCTCATTGTACTAATGACTTTGCAAGTAATTCACAATTCGCTTTCAATTTAACACTACTACTAATGCCAAcgcttttcaaataaaaaaaccataaaCTCATACTGATATTTCAATTAATCACGCAACTACATAACCATCTTAAAACAATGCTCTTTCAGGTAGTACCCTAGGCTGTTTAACATTATACCTCTACccaaatcacataaaataaagcaaataCATAAAGTGAGAAGCAATACCATTTCTTGACAAAATTCACGCCGGAATTTGAGGCCACCACCAGGAGGAAGAGGAAACTTCAGAAGCAAAAGTAGGGTTTTGAAAAGGGAAATTTGGGTACAATAAAGTAGTTAGAGAAACAAGTTTGAGAAATCAATTCCGAGAGATAACAAAAAGGTAATTTAGGCTATCAAGTTGACGGAAGCCGAATGGGAATTGCCGTGGGAAGGAGGTGAATTATGTGACGGGTTATTGAAATTGGTTGAATGGGTTGGTTGGGTCTGAGTCGGGTTATGGGTAATGGGTGGGCGGATTGGGGTTCATCGGCTCAAGAAATGGGTTGAATGCAGTTTGAGTTGGGCCAGAGTGGGGTATAAAGGTGGGTTGGCCTGGTGGAAATTTTGTGGGCTGAAATTATGATTGAAGGTGGGCTGGTCTGAGTTGGACTATTTGAGATCTGTAGTATATCTGGGCTGGGTTTGGGTAGTGGATGATGGGTCAGGATTGATATGGTAGGAGGGTTGCGCAAGCCCAGGCCTCCATTTTTGACACAGCGCACAAGCCAGTCAAGACCTGGCCATGGTTCATGAACCGCCTGTTTCCATTCGGAACcaccggttcacggttcgaaaatataaggaccttgaatcgaaaccgtaacaggacggttcgtccaccgttcggaaccgtcggttccgattcatggccccggttcggaaccgacggtttcagttcgaaactgatattgaaccgtcaattctaatgcatgatcttgatttaatttttaaattattaattacaataattgaaaattaaaagaaaggttttgacttaatttttcaattaagcttcatACGTATCTTCTTAGGGTTTAGAAtaatcaaagcctacgtagttctcttacctttgtatatctaatagctggcagtacccccttaccttatcattcacctccactatcttgagtattatttctcgtcgtcatcgaactatccgtagttaaatcaagcgattcttcattgaagtccattttcatttcttgttggcgtaattcggctcttgtccaatagTCCACacatacttgggcttcaatagattcgggagccaaacttgatcgtctctcatccaatatattacccccatgactaaaagcttgttctactgcgacagttgatactggtgctgctagaacttgtttagcaatagctgctaatattggaaaagttgatacgtgtcgactccaccattctaaaactggaaagtctttacctatattgctgtcaccaaactcaaaaatagtagttaaataaatatccagctccgaggtggagtctaatgttc
The genomic region above belongs to Mangifera indica cultivar Alphonso chromosome 15, CATAS_Mindica_2.1, whole genome shotgun sequence and contains:
- the LOC123197162 gene encoding uncharacterized protein LOC123197162 isoform X2 encodes the protein MVPSEADGAVLKRKTEEDASEGNRRTKKKKKQVVTPRPACSWVYFSREFIREYSASHPESSGLKAATKAASDAWKSMSLEEKAKYTRHAREVWDNYLSTAPARIPKPRKQTKLVTRCSPGRLFNVLQRLTFEQKEAVKSMGFGSLLGLRCRTLRRSLCLWLLERFNTTRRSLDICGECISLSPRDVELVMGLAASGKDVVNSGPDDLIADLRHSYNATNHGISVRLLEERLAVPEAGEDFKRSFVLYALGTLLSPTARLDVSPSFLHFLTNMDVIHQYNWGKFLLDRLVREVSRYCQGKQRAVGGCLLFLQLFYYESISIDGSGCMTSAVIPCLSSWGEEEINDREKRERELGGYGSGKVVCKERLVGMESSKYRDQLDVPLASKNDPIFEEDRNKAAEEQMNGDIAIDEVDMPNFLESQSVVCGDIEVVVESIRSLCRNKEYGCNETVDYTKNADHEETCMYAPCACPLLSCNFVGSSEQLSLHFSSKHWDSGRQFRYNSPLAVCLGMNEEFIVLQAEEDAVLFLLNKGVENIGNTVMITRLGPSSSKEKYLYDLVSERGISSLRLKSLTQNFPGRVEGFPPMDFLLVPFRFLGSSGELHLEVCIWNNIEFSVDCS
- the LOC123197162 gene encoding uncharacterized protein LOC123197162 isoform X1 codes for the protein MFDSEVPSEADGAVLKRKTEEDASEGNRRTKKKKKQVVTPRPACSWVYFSREFIREYSASHPESSGLKAATKAASDAWKSMSLEEKAKYTRHAREVWDNYLSTAPARIPKPRKQTKLVTRCSPGRLFNVLQRLTFEQKEAVKSMGFGSLLGLRCRTLRRSLCLWLLERFNTTRRSLDICGECISLSPRDVELVMGLAASGKDVVNSGPDDLIADLRHSYNATNHGISVRLLEERLAVPEAGEDFKRSFVLYALGTLLSPTARLDVSPSFLHFLTNMDVIHQYNWGKFLLDRLVREVSRYCQGKQRAVGGCLLFLQLFYYESISIDGSGCMTSAVIPCLSSWGEEEINDREKRERELGGYGSGKVVCKERLVGMESSKYRDQLDVPLASKNDPIFEEDRNKAAEEQMNGDIAIDEVDMPNFLESQSVVCGDIEVVVESIRSLCRNKEYGCNETVDYTKNADHEETCMYAPCACPLLSCNFVGSSEQLSLHFSSKHWDSGRQFRYNSPLAVCLGMNEEFIVLQAEEDAVLFLLNKGVENIGNTVMITRLGPSSSKEKYLYDLVSERGISSLRLKSLTQNFPGRVEGFPPMDFLLVPFRFLGSSGELHLEVCIWNNIEFSVDCS